One Rhea pennata isolate bPtePen1 chromosome 3, bPtePen1.pri, whole genome shotgun sequence DNA segment encodes these proteins:
- the PBK gene encoding lymphokine-activated killer T-cell-originated protein kinase isoform X2, translating to MSCWRKGDGASVTIPASPFMQKLGYGTGVNVYLMKRSPKGSSCSPWAVKKINPKCNKSQQNIYQKRLNEEAKILKNLQHPNIVGYRAFTEAHDGSMCLAMEYGGEKSLNALIEERNSEHLGPFPAATIFKVALSMARGLKYLHNDKKLLHGDIKSSNVVVKGDFEAVKICDVGVSLPLDENMTVSDPEACYIGTEPWKPKEALQEDGVITDRADIFAFGLTLWEMMTLSVPHLNLGDESGDEDDSFDEDDFDEDAYYAALGTRPALNLEELDQSYHQMVELFSICTSEEPQKRPSAAQIVAVLEAVLPRECLP from the exons ATGAGCTGTTGGAGGAAAGGAG atgGGGCTTCTGTCACTATTCCAGCCTCTCCCTTCATGCAAAAGCTTGGATACGGCACTGGAGTGAATGTCTACTTGATGAAAAG ATCTCCCAAAGGTTCATCTTGTTCCCCGTGGGCTGTGAAGAAAATTAACCCCAAATGCAACAAGAGCCAGCAAAACATCTATCAGAAGAGACTGAATGAAGAAGCCAAGATTTTGAAAAACCTCCAGCACCCAAACATTGTGG GTTACCGTGCGTTTACCGAGGCCCACGATGGAAGCATGTGTCTTGCCATGGAGTatggaggagaaaaatctcTCAATGCCTTaattgaagaaagaaattcGGAACATTTGGGCCCTTTCCCTGCTGCTACAATTTTCAAAGTTGCCTTGAGCATGGCAAGGGGGCTGAAG TATCTTCACAATGATAAGAAGCTGCTCCACGGAGATATCAAATCTTCAAATGTGGTTGTTAAAGGTGACTTTGAAGCTGTAAAGATCTGTGATGTCGGAGTGTCCCTGCCCCTGGATGAAAACATGACTG TGAGTGACCCGGAGGCATGCTACATCGGCACCGAGCCCTGGAAGCCCAAGGAAGCTCTGCAAGAGGACGGCGTCATCACCGATAGGGCCGACATCTTTGCTTTTGGGCTGACTCTCTGGGAAATGATGACCCTCTCGGTGCCCCATCTCAACCTGGGAGATGAGAGTGGTGATGAAG ATGACTCTTTCGATGAGGATGACTTTGATGAGGACGCCTACTACGCGGCTCTGGGAACCAGGCCAGCGCTGAACCTGGAGGAACTGGACCAGTCGTACCACCAAATGGTCGAGCTGTTCTCCATCTGCACCAGCGAGGAGCCCCAGAAGCGCCCCTCCGCGGCCCAGATCGTGGCAGTCCTGGAGGCGGTTCTGCCCCGGGAGTGCCTGCCCTGA
- the PBK gene encoding lymphokine-activated killer T-cell-originated protein kinase isoform X1, with translation MLPYSFGDPYIPTCLPTGLGNPQSLGDSNVPPSPQCLWGPQCPPYTPPWVWAHPPPQALGTPLLPHGLGGPAPRCPPQAPPLPSSPAPFAIPPPSAMSRPPLSDADSPAALFCRSAAAVAGGGGRFSRARLYSNGGGRAQFAAMEAFKAQNNLKSKEKPDGASVTIPASPFMQKLGYGTGVNVYLMKRSPKGSSCSPWAVKKINPKCNKSQQNIYQKRLNEEAKILKNLQHPNIVGYRAFTEAHDGSMCLAMEYGGEKSLNALIEERNSEHLGPFPAATIFKVALSMARGLKYLHNDKKLLHGDIKSSNVVVKGDFEAVKICDVGVSLPLDENMTVSDPEACYIGTEPWKPKEALQEDGVITDRADIFAFGLTLWEMMTLSVPHLNLGDESGDEDDSFDEDDFDEDAYYAALGTRPALNLEELDQSYHQMVELFSICTSEEPQKRPSAAQIVAVLEAVLPRECLP, from the exons ATGCTCCCTTATAGCTTTGGGGACCCTTATATCCCCACATGCCTCCCTACGGGCTTGGGGAACCCCCAAAGCCTTGGGGACTCCAACGTCCCCCCATCTCCCCAGTGCCTTTGGGGGCCCCAGTGCCCTCCCTATACCCCTCCATGGGTTTGGGCACATCCCCCTCCCCAGGCCTTGGGGACCCCCTTGCTGCCCCACGGCCTCGGGGGCCCcgctccccgctgccccccacAAGCCCCGCCCCTCCCGTCAAGCCCCGCCCCTTTCGCCATACCCCCGCCCTCAGCCATGTCGCGCCCGCCCCTTTCCGACGCCGATTCGCCTGCCGCGCTGTTTTGCCGCTCGGCGGCCGCCgtagcgggggggggggggcgcttcTCGCGCGCGCGCCTCTATTCGAACGGCGGCGGCAG AGCTCAGTTTGCAGCGATGGAAGCCTTCAAAGCTCAGAATAACCtgaagagcaaggagaaaccTG atgGGGCTTCTGTCACTATTCCAGCCTCTCCCTTCATGCAAAAGCTTGGATACGGCACTGGAGTGAATGTCTACTTGATGAAAAG ATCTCCCAAAGGTTCATCTTGTTCCCCGTGGGCTGTGAAGAAAATTAACCCCAAATGCAACAAGAGCCAGCAAAACATCTATCAGAAGAGACTGAATGAAGAAGCCAAGATTTTGAAAAACCTCCAGCACCCAAACATTGTGG GTTACCGTGCGTTTACCGAGGCCCACGATGGAAGCATGTGTCTTGCCATGGAGTatggaggagaaaaatctcTCAATGCCTTaattgaagaaagaaattcGGAACATTTGGGCCCTTTCCCTGCTGCTACAATTTTCAAAGTTGCCTTGAGCATGGCAAGGGGGCTGAAG TATCTTCACAATGATAAGAAGCTGCTCCACGGAGATATCAAATCTTCAAATGTGGTTGTTAAAGGTGACTTTGAAGCTGTAAAGATCTGTGATGTCGGAGTGTCCCTGCCCCTGGATGAAAACATGACTG TGAGTGACCCGGAGGCATGCTACATCGGCACCGAGCCCTGGAAGCCCAAGGAAGCTCTGCAAGAGGACGGCGTCATCACCGATAGGGCCGACATCTTTGCTTTTGGGCTGACTCTCTGGGAAATGATGACCCTCTCGGTGCCCCATCTCAACCTGGGAGATGAGAGTGGTGATGAAG ATGACTCTTTCGATGAGGATGACTTTGATGAGGACGCCTACTACGCGGCTCTGGGAACCAGGCCAGCGCTGAACCTGGAGGAACTGGACCAGTCGTACCACCAAATGGTCGAGCTGTTCTCCATCTGCACCAGCGAGGAGCCCCAGAAGCGCCCCTCCGCGGCCCAGATCGTGGCAGTCCTGGAGGCGGTTCTGCCCCGGGAGTGCCTGCCCTGA